A region from the Thermus tengchongensis genome encodes:
- a CDS encoding helix-turn-helix domain-containing protein: MVGSARQRAGEAIARRRREPGLTLGEVAQELGASDGYVWKLERGLVNLENVSYGRLTALMRALRWTPEEFTRATGVVVPGLTVEETPGAPPVPLLKVPVWGREDYLVLGLPGVEVDPRDLRALEHGGGFLVYREGEEPNPGELVVVMVRKGEASPYPARFLGLTPRRSYVVETLGCPKDQRTLEKGDFVLHRVVGEVRVWG; this comes from the coding sequence ATGGTGGGAAGCGCAAGGCAGCGGGCAGGGGAGGCCATTGCTCGGCGGCGGCGGGAGCCGGGGCTGACCTTGGGCGAGGTGGCGCAGGAGCTGGGGGCTTCCGACGGGTACGTGTGGAAGCTGGAGAGGGGATTGGTCAACCTGGAGAATGTATCCTACGGGCGGCTCACAGCCCTGATGCGGGCCTTGCGCTGGACCCCGGAGGAGTTCACCCGGGCCACGGGGGTGGTGGTCCCCGGGCTTACCGTGGAGGAAACGCCGGGGGCTCCACCGGTGCCCCTGTTGAAGGTGCCCGTGTGGGGCAGGGAGGACTACTTGGTCCTGGGGCTGCCCGGGGTGGAGGTGGACCCCAGGGATCTGCGGGCTTTGGAGCACGGAGGCGGGTTTCTGGTGTACCGGGAGGGGGAGGAGCCGAACCCTGGGGAGCTGGTGGTGGTGATGGTCCGGAAGGGTGAGGCTTCGCCCTACCCAGCACGGTTCCTCGGCCTCACTCCCCGAAGGAGCTACGTGGTGGAAACCCTGGGATGCCCCAAGGACCAACGCACCCTGGAAAAGGGGGATTTTGTCCTCCACCGGGTGGTGGGGGAGGTGCGGGTGTGGGGGTGA
- a CDS encoding DUF2442 domain-containing protein translates to MRLVRIVKVKPLGDYRLLLGFDDGTEGEVAFSPGEFTGVLEPLRDPAFFAQAHPDPEFGSLAWPGEIELDPLVVYERATGRKVVG, encoded by the coding sequence ATGCGCCTGGTGCGGATCGTGAAGGTAAAGCCCCTGGGGGACTATCGGCTTCTCCTGGGTTTTGACGATGGCACGGAGGGGGAGGTGGCCTTCTCCCCGGGGGAGTTCACGGGGGTGCTGGAGCCCCTGCGGGACCCCGCTTTCTTCGCCCAGGCCCACCCCGACCCCGAGTTCGGGTCCCTGGCCTGGCCGGGGGAGATCGAGCTTGACCCCCTGGTGGTCTACGAACGGGCCACGGGGCGGAAGGTGGTGGGATAG
- a CDS encoding helix-turn-helix domain-containing protein has translation MKKDTSATIRRLYQEGKSVSAIAKELGLTYQRVYNTLRRAGLLSTKGDGEPSPEAYANFIAGLEILGVELLEVHAKLERPPQGKKRFGPAPGGLSAFGPTRTEEGFQAGLELRLEFQDEEGSFGFVHLRLAARYRSSTFPDEALFRVFRERNLPLHLWPYLRVYVDFLTAQMGLPRLVLPALKL, from the coding sequence ATGAAAAAAGACACCTCCGCCACCATCCGTAGGCTCTACCAGGAAGGCAAAAGCGTTTCCGCCATCGCCAAGGAGCTTGGCCTCACCTACCAACGGGTCTACAACACCCTGCGCCGGGCTGGGCTCCTCTCCACCAAGGGGGACGGGGAACCCTCCCCGGAGGCCTACGCCAACTTCATCGCCGGCCTGGAGATCCTGGGGGTGGAGCTCCTCGAGGTCCACGCCAAGCTGGAGCGTCCTCCACAGGGCAAAAAGCGCTTTGGCCCTGCCCCGGGTGGGCTTTCCGCTTTTGGCCCCACGAGGACCGAGGAGGGCTTCCAGGCAGGCCTGGAGCTCAGGCTGGAGTTCCAGGACGAAGAGGGGAGCTTCGGCTTCGTCCACCTGCGCCTGGCCGCCCGCTACCGGAGTTCCACCTTCCCCGACGAAGCCCTCTTCCGGGTCTTCCGGGAGCGGAACCTGCCTCTCCACCTCTGGCCCTACCTGAGGGTCTACGTGGACTTCCTCACCGCCCAGATGGGCCTGCCCCGGCTGGTGCTACCTGCCCTCAAGTTATGA
- a CDS encoding DUF4160 domain-containing protein, with protein sequence MPRLSRFYGIAVAMFYDDHPPPHFHARYGDHEALIGIVDLRVLAGSLPPKAMALVVEWALLHQGELMDNWHRARRREPLVPIPPLV encoded by the coding sequence GTGCCCAGGCTAAGCCGCTTCTACGGCATTGCCGTGGCCATGTTCTACGACGACCATCCCCCGCCCCATTTCCACGCCCGGTATGGGGATCACGAGGCCCTGATCGGCATTGTGGACCTGCGGGTTCTGGCGGGCTCGTTGCCGCCCAAAGCCATGGCCCTGGTGGTGGAATGGGCCCTCTTGCACCAGGGGGAACTCATGGACAACTGGCACCGGGCCCGGCGGCGGGAGCCCCTGGTGCCCATCCCGCCTCTGGTGTAG
- a CDS encoding type II toxin-antitoxin system HicB family antitoxin, whose protein sequence is MRKEVEKPLEYYLSLKYPVLLVPEPEGGFTALIPDLEGCVSVGETPEEALANVEEARQLWLETAYEHGDPIPLPSTEREYSGRILVRMPKGLHRRLDEEARAEGVSLNQYIVSLLSEAYALGSLKRELTSLRREVARLAEGLRQRTWEGNLEEEWSSPTAGSSRSFTVA, encoded by the coding sequence ATGCGGAAGGAAGTGGAGAAACCCCTGGAGTACTACCTGAGCCTAAAGTACCCGGTGCTCCTGGTACCTGAACCGGAAGGAGGCTTTACCGCCCTCATCCCTGATTTAGAAGGCTGTGTTTCCGTGGGGGAAACCCCAGAGGAAGCCCTCGCCAATGTGGAAGAAGCCCGCCAGCTTTGGCTGGAAACCGCCTACGAACACGGAGATCCCATTCCCTTACCCAGCACCGAGCGGGAGTACAGCGGCCGCATCCTAGTGCGCATGCCCAAGGGCCTCCACCGTCGCCTGGACGAGGAAGCGAGAGCGGAAGGGGTAAGCCTGAACCAGTACATTGTAAGCCTGCTCTCAGAAGCCTACGCCTTGGGCTCCCTCAAAAGGGAGTTGACCTCCCTTAGGAGGGAGGTGGCCAGGCTTGCAGAAGGATTGAGGCAAAGAACATGGGAAGGGAACCTAGAGGAAGAGTGGTCCTCCCCCACAGCTGGCTCCTCACGAAGCTTTACCGTTGCCTAA
- a CDS encoding type II toxin-antitoxin system HicA family toxin: MSKKDKLLKKLLALPPEMRYEEVEAILTNFGFILVRSKGSHHQFRHPKGRQLTVPKRGGQRVTRTYLRQVASALEWVTGRSIEELAEEE; the protein is encoded by the coding sequence GTGAGCAAGAAAGACAAGCTCCTAAAGAAGCTCCTCGCTCTGCCCCCGGAGATGCGCTATGAAGAGGTGGAGGCTATCCTTACGAACTTCGGCTTTATTCTCGTTCGCTCAAAAGGAAGCCACCACCAGTTCCGCCATCCCAAAGGACGCCAGCTTACGGTACCCAAGAGAGGTGGTCAAAGGGTCACGCGCACATACTTGCGGCAGGTGGCTAGCGCTTTGGAATGGGTCACAGGCAGAAGCATAGAGGAGCTAGCAGAGGAGGAGTGA